In the Candidatus Ozemobacteraceae bacterium genome, one interval contains:
- a CDS encoding FAD-linked oxidase C-terminal domain-containing protein gives MNTHRYISLAPAHVEELRTMLGAENVIWGDPERLEAYARDEAAECGDAKPHLPEAVVKPASTAEVAAVMKLASRERIPVTPRGAGSGLSGGAVPLFGGIVMTFERMNRIVEFDAANLTITVQPGVVTNEINARVRDAGLFYAGYPMSLETCCIGGNVAENAGGGKAVKYGVTGRYVLGLEIVTPAGEIVKLGGKLVKDVTGYNLIPLMVGSEGTLAVFTEITLKLMPLPKASTDLLVLFKTPAEAIAVVPKIVAEGGIIPTAIEFMDRTSIEASCRYLNESLPWEACGAMLLITVDGADPAQVEREYEIVGERCLAAGAIEVFVADNATTSERVWKVRRNIAEAFKVRSPRQSLEDIVVPIAAIPAMVDGVEKLAREWDIEIPCYGHAGDGNLHATPVMNPAWTDAEWAERLPRILKQLYTITAGLGGTLSGEHGIGHKRKEYMPMVCPPAYMEMMRGIKRALDPAGILNPGKIFDLVSCGQ, from the coding sequence ATGAATACGCATAGATATATATCGTTAGCCCCGGCCCACGTCGAAGAACTGAGAACGATGCTTGGGGCGGAGAACGTCATCTGGGGCGATCCCGAGCGGCTCGAGGCGTATGCCCGCGATGAGGCGGCCGAGTGCGGCGACGCGAAGCCCCATCTGCCGGAAGCAGTGGTGAAACCGGCATCGACGGCGGAGGTGGCGGCCGTGATGAAACTCGCGAGCCGGGAGCGAATTCCCGTCACGCCCAGGGGGGCCGGCAGCGGCCTTTCCGGCGGGGCCGTCCCGCTGTTCGGCGGGATCGTGATGACGTTCGAGCGCATGAACCGCATCGTCGAGTTCGACGCCGCGAACCTCACGATCACGGTCCAGCCGGGCGTCGTCACCAACGAGATCAACGCCCGGGTGCGCGACGCCGGCCTCTTCTACGCGGGGTATCCGATGAGCCTCGAAACCTGCTGCATCGGCGGCAACGTCGCCGAGAACGCCGGCGGCGGCAAAGCCGTGAAATACGGGGTGACCGGCCGGTACGTGCTTGGCCTGGAGATCGTGACGCCGGCCGGCGAGATCGTGAAGCTGGGCGGCAAACTCGTCAAGGACGTGACCGGCTACAACCTGATCCCGCTGATGGTCGGCTCGGAAGGGACGCTGGCCGTGTTCACCGAGATCACGCTGAAACTGATGCCCCTGCCGAAGGCGAGCACCGACCTGCTGGTCCTGTTCAAAACGCCCGCGGAAGCGATCGCCGTCGTCCCGAAGATCGTCGCCGAGGGAGGCATTATACCCACAGCGATAGAATTCATGGACCGCACCAGCATCGAAGCGTCGTGCCGATATCTGAACGAGTCGCTTCCCTGGGAGGCGTGCGGCGCGATGCTGCTGATCACGGTCGACGGCGCCGATCCCGCCCAGGTCGAACGGGAATACGAGATCGTCGGCGAGCGCTGCCTTGCGGCCGGGGCGATCGAGGTGTTCGTGGCCGACAACGCGACGACGTCCGAGCGCGTCTGGAAGGTGCGCCGCAACATCGCCGAGGCGTTCAAGGTGCGCAGTCCGCGCCAGAGCCTCGAAGACATCGTCGTTCCGATCGCCGCGATCCCGGCGATGGTCGACGGCGTCGAGAAGCTGGCCCGGGAATGGGACATCGAGATCCCCTGCTACGGCCACGCCGGAGACGGCAACCTCCACGCGACCCCCGTGATGAATCCCGCCTGGACCGACGCGGAGTGGGCCGAGAGGCTGCCGCGCATCCTGAAACAGCTCTACACCATCACCGCGGGCCTGGGCGGAACGCTGTCGGGCGAGCACGGCATCGGCCACAAGCGCAAGGAATACATGCCGATGGTTTGCCCGCCGGCATACATGGAGATGATGCGGGGCATCAAGCGCGCGCTCGATCCGGCCGGCATCCTGAACCCGGGAAAAATCTTCGACCTGGTATCCTGCGGTCAGTAG
- a CDS encoding electron transfer flavoprotein subunit alpha/FixB family protein, which translates to MNARNNREVWVLGEQRDGRVLPVTHELLTRGRALADACGALLSVVLCGDAVGEGDMAELGERGADLVVAIEAPELAHFDCERYTACLMELAGERDPEIFIAAATTTGRTLMPYLAIKANTGLTADCTGLEIDPQTGLLLQTRPAIGGNVMATIKTPSHRPQMATVRPRSTAPAPRVPGRTGTIERRTPKPETLASRVRRTGFIPREESHDIAEADRIVCVGRGVRKAEGIAPARRLAERLGAAIGGTRDAVDRGWLSYPHQIGLSGKTVAPALYVGLGVSGAIQHIAGMQTAGTIVAVNADPDAWIFRFADFGIVGDLFEAVPAIIEALPGASAEEKK; encoded by the coding sequence ATGAACGCACGAAACAACCGTGAAGTATGGGTTCTCGGAGAGCAGCGCGACGGACGGGTCCTTCCGGTCACGCACGAACTTCTCACCCGCGGGCGAGCCCTCGCCGACGCGTGCGGAGCCCTGCTGTCCGTCGTCCTGTGCGGCGACGCCGTTGGCGAAGGGGACATGGCCGAGCTTGGAGAGCGGGGGGCTGACCTCGTCGTGGCGATCGAGGCGCCCGAATTGGCCCACTTCGACTGCGAACGGTACACCGCCTGCCTGATGGAACTGGCCGGGGAGCGCGATCCGGAAATCTTCATCGCGGCCGCAACGACGACGGGCCGGACCCTCATGCCGTATCTGGCGATCAAGGCCAATACCGGTCTCACGGCCGACTGCACCGGTCTCGAGATCGACCCGCAGACGGGACTGCTGCTCCAGACCCGGCCCGCGATCGGCGGAAACGTCATGGCCACGATTAAAACCCCGTCGCACCGGCCGCAGATGGCCACGGTCCGGCCGCGCAGCACGGCGCCGGCGCCCCGGGTGCCGGGCAGAACGGGGACGATCGAGCGCCGGACACCGAAGCCCGAAACCCTGGCGTCCCGGGTGCGCAGAACCGGCTTCATTCCCCGCGAGGAGTCGCATGATATCGCGGAGGCCGATCGGATCGTCTGCGTTGGCCGCGGCGTGCGGAAGGCCGAGGGCATCGCCCCCGCCAGGCGTCTCGCGGAACGGCTGGGCGCGGCGATCGGCGGCACGCGCGACGCCGTGGACCGAGGCTGGCTCTCGTATCCCCATCAGATCGGTCTTTCCGGGAAAACGGTCGCTCCCGCACTTTACGTCGGACTTGGTGTATCAGGCGCTATACAACATATCGCCGGCATGCAGACGGCCGGCACGATCGTCGCCGTGAACGCCGACCCGGATGCCTGGATCTTTCGATTCGCCGATTTCGGCATCGTGGGGGACCTGTTCGAGGCCGTGCCCGCCATCATCGAGGCCCTGCCGGGGGCGTCGGCGGAGGAAAAGAAATGA
- a CDS encoding electron transfer flavoprotein subunit beta/FixA family protein, whose protein sequence is MRCIVPIKQVPETNSVKMDEKTGTMIRDGVEAIINPLDLYALEAAFRLRERHGGEVVVLTMGPPKAVTALREAIAMGADGAVLLSDKAFAGADTWATSRVLAAALRRLGFDEQTLILCGERAVDGDTGQTGPALASWLDLPVVTYVSAIDEGGDAAGVGCCRLRRLTEDGYELLEMRLPGVVTVVKEIAAPRLPTLRGKQRARAAEIPCWGRDELDLPPECLGLAGSPTRVVSLARPRVSRTCEKIAAPDAASMRVAAARLAAFLRDRHLV, encoded by the coding sequence ATGCGCTGCATCGTCCCGATCAAGCAGGTGCCCGAGACGAACTCGGTGAAGATGGATGAAAAAACCGGAACGATGATTCGCGACGGCGTCGAGGCGATCATCAACCCTCTCGACCTCTATGCGCTGGAAGCGGCGTTCAGGCTCAGGGAACGGCACGGCGGCGAGGTCGTCGTCCTCACCATGGGGCCGCCCAAAGCCGTGACGGCCCTCCGGGAGGCGATCGCCATGGGTGCCGACGGGGCCGTTCTGCTCAGCGACAAGGCCTTTGCCGGCGCCGACACCTGGGCGACGAGCCGTGTGCTCGCGGCGGCCCTTCGGCGACTCGGTTTCGACGAGCAAACCCTGATTCTCTGCGGGGAGCGGGCGGTCGACGGGGACACCGGCCAGACGGGGCCGGCGCTTGCCTCCTGGCTCGATCTGCCCGTCGTGACATACGTGTCGGCCATCGACGAAGGCGGAGACGCCGCCGGCGTCGGTTGCTGCCGGCTCAGGCGCCTGACCGAGGACGGATACGAGCTGCTCGAGATGCGCCTTCCAGGCGTCGTCACCGTCGTCAAGGAGATTGCCGCGCCCCGACTTCCGACGCTGCGGGGAAAACAGCGCGCGCGGGCGGCCGAAATTCCCTGCTGGGGCCGCGACGAACTCGATCTGCCGCCGGAATGCCTCGGTCTCGCGGGTTCGCCGACGCGGGTGGTTTCGCTCGCCAGGCCGCGCGTGTCGCGCACGTGCGAGAAGATCGCCGCTCCCGATGCAGCCTCGATGCGCGTCGCGGCGGCCCGGTTGGCCGCTTTCCTGCGCGACAGACACCTCGTCTGA
- a CDS encoding ATP-binding protein, which yields MRIAPKLSLLFVLASLLPLLTIGYAGTYLIERLGERAVVSSRDNAIESEKTRLAQLVQDKAQIVRDFLAEYHRDVVMLRNRYERFCCGSAGVYESLVQSAYRERDTAGLPAYGYVHPENGAYGNWDGLGYDGVLWVRRTLTKRVREDPAFRAEATGILNCMARLMPWQLAVLEKHRDSCDLVWVVSTTGIVSTCPDEYTSGIASNPDLADLDETNEEYLTLFTPGRNPSREVRWMQPYLDEIKKIWMISCVTPLYCGDRFLGTLGVDVTIQNLVEWLRELHIGRNGYAFMISSTGAPLALPEAGIDELACTPLLKEALRESCRPYGAQSWNDRLERALQDTIADGCPVSLRHLYVQMVAQKTGVETIEFPGGKKIVAYCPIGQAGWSIGLVLPIEEALSALQPVLAGIDSARADYTLFLTSFIVISALIAAVLGAWGGRRFAGPVNELISSISSISKGNAWKDVESGSYDELRNLADSANVMVRQIAENEQMLEVLFNGVSDAIFVHDSHGAIIRVNDRMCEMFQCTRSQALEMSLEITSSGEPPYTLEDGRRWIERALAGESPVFEWRSRDLTGRVFWTEVALRRVVLSGEPCVIATVRDISARKEADEKLRHVEEQLRQAQKLESVGRLAGGVAHDFNNMLTPVLGYAQIMKQMIPASDRLRPMVDHISTAGNRCRALISQLLAFARKQVMCFRYLDLNSVIRDFMPMLHRTLREDIRVECRFTPEAAGIMGDSGQIEQVVLNLALNSQDAMPNGGDLIFETRFEKPDKVFLEAHPDISDGLHVVFTVRDTGVGMTPEEIGRMFEPFFTTHGHGSGKGTGLGLAIVHGIVQQHSGCIAVTSEVGKGTVVEIFFPAAQVSPEAAHPAAEDRPKTVGGNETILIVEDQDMVRNLTLTMLEELGYRTFAVSSGAEAIAVARREGGKIDMVLMDVILPDMTGKQVGERIREELEKPLKILYMSGYTADVIGNHGVLEPGTMFIQKPFEIGDLAGKIRETLASSG from the coding sequence ATGAGGATCGCTCCGAAGCTGTCACTCCTGTTCGTCCTGGCGTCCCTTCTGCCGTTGCTGACGATCGGGTATGCCGGCACGTACCTCATCGAACGGCTCGGCGAGCGGGCCGTCGTTTCGAGCAGAGACAATGCGATCGAGTCCGAAAAGACCCGGCTTGCCCAGCTCGTTCAGGACAAAGCGCAGATCGTGCGGGATTTCCTTGCCGAGTATCACCGGGACGTGGTCATGCTGCGCAACCGGTATGAACGATTCTGTTGTGGCTCCGCAGGCGTCTACGAGTCGCTCGTTCAGTCTGCGTATCGGGAACGCGATACCGCCGGACTGCCGGCCTACGGATACGTTCATCCGGAAAACGGTGCATACGGAAACTGGGACGGACTGGGATACGACGGCGTTCTCTGGGTACGACGAACCCTGACCAAGCGGGTTCGGGAAGATCCCGCGTTTCGGGCCGAGGCCACGGGAATTCTGAACTGCATGGCCAGGCTGATGCCCTGGCAGCTCGCCGTTCTCGAAAAACACCGCGACTCCTGCGATCTGGTGTGGGTTGTTTCGACTACGGGCATCGTCAGCACCTGCCCTGACGAGTATACATCCGGAATTGCATCAAACCCGGATCTTGCGGATCTGGATGAGACGAATGAAGAGTATCTGACCCTGTTCACGCCCGGCAGGAATCCGAGCCGGGAAGTCCGATGGATGCAGCCGTATCTGGACGAAATCAAGAAAATCTGGATGATCAGCTGCGTCACGCCGTTGTATTGCGGCGACAGGTTCCTCGGAACGCTCGGCGTCGACGTCACGATCCAGAATCTTGTCGAATGGCTGAGAGAATTGCATATCGGCAGGAATGGGTATGCATTCATGATCTCCTCGACCGGCGCCCCCCTGGCCCTGCCCGAAGCGGGAATCGACGAGCTGGCCTGCACCCCTCTGCTGAAGGAGGCTCTCAGGGAATCCTGCAGGCCGTACGGCGCCCAATCCTGGAACGACCGCCTCGAACGGGCTCTCCAGGATACCATCGCCGACGGATGTCCCGTATCGCTGCGACATCTGTACGTGCAGATGGTCGCGCAGAAAACGGGGGTCGAAACGATCGAATTTCCCGGCGGAAAAAAGATCGTTGCCTACTGCCCGATCGGCCAGGCGGGCTGGAGCATCGGACTTGTGCTTCCGATCGAGGAGGCGCTTTCGGCTCTTCAGCCCGTTTTGGCTGGCATTGATTCGGCGCGCGCGGATTACACCCTGTTCCTGACCTCGTTCATCGTCATTTCCGCGCTGATTGCCGCCGTTCTGGGCGCATGGGGTGGCAGGCGTTTCGCCGGCCCCGTGAACGAGCTGATCAGCTCGATCTCCAGCATCAGCAAGGGGAACGCGTGGAAGGATGTGGAGAGCGGGAGCTATGATGAACTCCGGAACCTCGCCGACAGCGCGAATGTGATGGTTCGGCAGATCGCTGAGAACGAGCAGATGCTCGAGGTGCTTTTCAACGGGGTGAGCGACGCCATCTTCGTCCATGATTCGCATGGCGCCATCATCCGGGTGAACGACCGGATGTGCGAGATGTTTCAATGCACCAGGAGCCAGGCGCTCGAGATGAGTCTCGAGATCACCAGCAGCGGTGAACCGCCCTACACGCTCGAAGACGGCCGCCGCTGGATCGAGCGTGCCCTGGCGGGGGAGTCGCCGGTGTTCGAATGGCGAAGCCGCGACTTGACCGGTCGTGTGTTCTGGACGGAAGTAGCCCTCCGGCGGGTCGTGCTGTCCGGCGAGCCCTGCGTTATCGCCACGGTCCGCGACATCTCGGCGCGCAAGGAGGCCGACGAGAAGCTTCGCCACGTCGAGGAGCAGCTCCGCCAGGCACAGAAGCTCGAATCCGTCGGAAGGCTTGCCGGGGGCGTCGCTCACGATTTCAACAACATGCTGACGCCCGTCCTGGGCTACGCGCAGATCATGAAACAGATGATTCCGGCTTCCGACCGGCTCCGGCCGATGGTCGACCATATCAGCACGGCGGGAAATCGCTGCCGGGCGCTGATCTCTCAGTTGCTGGCCTTCGCCCGCAAACAGGTGATGTGCTTCCGGTACCTCGATCTCAACTCGGTCATCCGGGATTTCATGCCGATGCTCCATCGGACGCTGCGGGAGGACATCCGGGTCGAATGCCGGTTCACACCCGAGGCCGCCGGCATCATGGGCGATTCCGGCCAGATCGAACAGGTCGTGCTGAACCTGGCCCTGAACTCTCAGGACGCGATGCCGAACGGCGGCGACCTCATTTTCGAGACGCGTTTCGAAAAGCCCGACAAGGTGTTTCTCGAGGCGCATCCGGACATTTCCGACGGACTGCACGTCGTGTTCACGGTCCGGGATACCGGCGTGGGGATGACGCCGGAAGAGATCGGCCGGATGTTCGAACCGTTTTTCACGACCCACGGCCACGGCTCGGGCAAGGGAACGGGTCTCGGTCTGGCGATCGTCCACGGGATCGTCCAGCAGCATTCCGGCTGTATCGCCGTTACCAGCGAGGTCGGCAAGGGAACGGTCGTCGAGATCTTTTTCCCGGCCGCGCAGGTGTCTCCCGAAGCGGCGCATCCGGCGGCGGAAGACAGGCCGAAAACCGTCGGCGGAAACGAGACGATCCTGATCGTCGAGGACCAGGACATGGTGAGGAACCTGACGCTCACCATGCTCGAGGAGCTCGGATACCGGACCTTTGCCGTCTCCAGCGGTGCCGAGGCGATCGCGGTCGCCCGTCGGGAGGGCGGGAAGATCGACATGGTACTGATGGATGTGATATTGCCGGATATGACCGGAAAACAGGTGGGCGAGCGCATCCGTGAAGAGCTGGAAAAGCCCCTGAAGATATTGTATATGTCTGGATATACGGCTGATGTCATCGGCAACCATGGCGTGCTCGAGCCTGGGACGATGTTCATTCAGAAGCCTTTCGAGATTGGCGATCTCGCGGGCAAGATTCGCGAAACCCTCGCAAGCTCCGGGTGA
- a CDS encoding methylated-DNA--[protein]-cysteine S-methyltransferase produces the protein MTYFHALFETPLGRCAVAWSSRGVRALQLPDETDAKTLAGLRKRVPSSTERLPSKDAKRAIEFVSGLLSGSTRSVPFPRLDLEGLPEYNINVYNSLRSVQAGSTVSYGELASRTGKPGAARAVGRIVGLNPIPLLIPCHRVIGADGRLHGFSAPGGVATKRRILDLEGTPLPTTSLASASQPRIDTVAAVRFLKSRDPILKTLIERTGPCGLAVDGMKSLFETLLEAIVYQQLTGKAAATIFGRVTELFRPKRVVEPLDILRASDEELRSAGLSGPKIAAIRDLADKTAAGELPSVAELRRLDDEAIVERLTQVRGIGRWTVEMLLIFGLGRPDVLSTGDYGLRKGYAVLYNGGTLPSPRELAAAGERWKPWRSVASWYLWRAAEGVRLPGDKSC, from the coding sequence ATGACGTATTTCCACGCCCTGTTCGAAACGCCGCTCGGCAGATGCGCCGTCGCCTGGAGCAGTCGGGGCGTCCGGGCGCTCCAACTGCCCGACGAGACGGACGCAAAAACCCTGGCCGGACTCCGGAAGCGAGTTCCTTCGTCGACGGAGCGCCTGCCGTCGAAGGACGCGAAACGGGCCATCGAGTTCGTCTCCGGACTTCTGTCGGGCAGCACACGGTCTGTCCCGTTTCCGAGGCTCGACCTCGAAGGCCTTCCCGAATATAATATCAATGTTTATAATTCACTCCGTTCCGTGCAGGCCGGTTCGACCGTCAGTTACGGGGAACTGGCGTCGCGCACGGGAAAACCCGGTGCCGCCCGCGCGGTCGGCCGGATCGTCGGCCTCAACCCGATCCCGCTGCTGATCCCGTGCCACCGGGTCATCGGCGCCGACGGCCGCCTCCACGGTTTTTCGGCGCCGGGCGGCGTCGCCACGAAGCGACGGATTCTCGACCTCGAGGGCACGCCGCTTCCCACGACCTCCCTCGCATCCGCCAGCCAACCCCGGATCGACACCGTCGCGGCGGTCCGCTTTCTGAAATCCCGCGATCCGATCTTGAAAACGCTGATCGAACGCACCGGACCGTGCGGGCTCGCCGTCGACGGCATGAAGAGCCTCTTCGAGACGCTTCTCGAGGCGATCGTGTATCAGCAACTCACAGGCAAGGCCGCCGCCACGATCTTCGGCAGGGTGACCGAACTGTTCAGGCCGAAGAGAGTTGTCGAGCCCCTCGACATCCTTCGCGCATCCGACGAGGAACTGCGCAGCGCCGGCCTGTCGGGGCCGAAGATCGCCGCTATCCGGGATCTCGCGGACAAGACGGCCGCCGGCGAACTCCCCTCCGTCGCCGAGCTTCGAAGGCTCGACGACGAGGCGATCGTCGAACGGTTGACGCAGGTGCGCGGCATCGGACGATGGACCGTGGAGATGCTCCTCATCTTCGGTCTCGGAAGACCCGACGTTCTCTCGACGGGCGATTACGGGCTCCGCAAGGGTTACGCCGTGCTGTACAACGGAGGAACGCTCCCCTCCCCGCGCGAGCTCGCCGCCGCCGGCGAGCGCTGGAAGCCTTGGCGGAGCGTCGCGAGCTGGTATCTCTGGCGCGCGGCGGAAGGCGTCCGCCTGCCCGGCGACAAAAGCTGTTGA
- a CDS encoding alpha-amylase family glycosyl hydrolase has translation MESTAHLEFHSEKATSVSVAGDFNDWCGSSRGAFDPSLGKMTLAGDYVWTFPLKGVSAGSHQFKFVIDGEWESGPNRSFFLDEHGRLVDPTGGILSVVLESQTTIRVRFNYLTKLPKFLEQLSFYIKPHGTLLSIDRHPARHGEGEILDLHCRDLDITSNMHLDVKGLGEKTVTRPILPDGMFLKTFISQKPLGAVVEGTDTVFRLFAPRAKSVRLHLAGDPAMHRQIASQKGVRDADGVWEMRVPGTHWGCFYGFHVDGPHGEGEGFDAKKLWPDPYCHASVHHNGPSILIEPGATGGGFGGWTDQEFKTPAKSDLVIWEASIRDLTSHETSNVEKELRGKYLGLASTPGRGSGIDHMKKLGVNAVEFLPVYEFDDDPPGSYHWGYMPSLFFAPETSYARSPHGSQVHEFKALVDMLHRHGIAVLLDVVYNHTGAPQVLMGIDRKYFYRHDGNLTLLNFSGCGNDFKSENPMARRIILDSLEHWIREYHIDGFRFDLAELLDHETLVEIEKRLTSIKPDVILISEPWSFRGSNKGQLKNTGWSNWNDDFRNRVKEAAHGRGSSDALFQVLRGSIDLWAASPWESVNYVESHDDFTLTDHLTERKDRDGSHPSANDIRRNIFCAAAVLLSPGIPMLAQGQEMLRSKKGNGNSYNAGDGVNAVDYGLRERHRQVFDFYRGLIEFRRSPEGRLLREADATSCRAVEKVYGSTPLSIGLIWRDATKPRETLIVLYNGDQHLKAKFTLKLQAGSWVRLVGDGKVFSRTSFDRREMAVSHADVENGVTLEIPAIGVEVWSFAGRKH, from the coding sequence ATGGAAAGCACCGCTCACCTCGAATTTCATTCAGAAAAAGCAACATCCGTTTCCGTCGCGGGAGATTTCAACGACTGGTGCGGTTCGTCGCGCGGCGCCTTCGATCCGTCGCTCGGGAAGATGACCCTCGCGGGGGACTACGTCTGGACGTTCCCGCTGAAAGGCGTCAGTGCCGGCTCCCATCAGTTCAAGTTCGTGATCGACGGCGAGTGGGAGTCCGGTCCGAACCGGTCTTTCTTCCTCGACGAGCACGGGCGTCTGGTCGACCCCACCGGCGGCATTCTATCCGTCGTTCTCGAGAGCCAGACGACGATCCGCGTGAGGTTCAACTACCTTACGAAGCTCCCGAAGTTTCTCGAGCAGTTGTCATTCTATATCAAACCGCATGGAACGCTTCTCAGCATCGACCGACATCCGGCACGGCACGGCGAAGGCGAGATCCTCGACCTCCACTGCCGCGACCTGGACATCACATCGAACATGCACCTCGACGTCAAGGGACTCGGCGAAAAGACCGTGACCCGGCCGATCCTTCCCGACGGGATGTTTCTGAAAACCTTCATTTCCCAGAAACCGCTCGGCGCCGTCGTCGAGGGAACCGACACGGTCTTCAGGCTGTTCGCGCCGCGGGCGAAGAGCGTCCGGCTCCACCTCGCAGGCGATCCTGCCATGCACCGGCAGATCGCCTCGCAGAAAGGCGTCAGAGACGCCGACGGCGTCTGGGAAATGCGCGTGCCCGGCACCCATTGGGGCTGTTTTTACGGGTTCCACGTCGATGGGCCGCACGGCGAGGGCGAGGGGTTCGACGCGAAAAAACTCTGGCCCGACCCGTACTGCCACGCTTCCGTCCATCACAATGGGCCGTCGATCCTCATCGAGCCCGGCGCGACCGGCGGCGGGTTCGGAGGGTGGACCGACCAGGAGTTCAAGACCCCGGCCAAATCCGACCTGGTCATCTGGGAAGCGTCGATCCGCGACTTGACGAGCCACGAGACCTCGAACGTCGAAAAGGAACTCCGGGGCAAGTATCTCGGTCTGGCGTCGACGCCAGGGCGCGGCTCCGGCATCGACCACATGAAAAAGCTCGGGGTGAATGCCGTCGAGTTCCTCCCGGTGTATGAATTCGACGACGATCCTCCCGGGAGCTACCACTGGGGATACATGCCCTCCCTGTTTTTCGCGCCCGAAACGAGCTACGCCCGCTCTCCGCACGGCTCGCAGGTTCACGAGTTCAAAGCCCTCGTCGACATGCTGCACCGGCACGGGATCGCCGTCCTGCTCGACGTGGTCTACAACCACACCGGCGCCCCCCAGGTGCTGATGGGAATCGATCGCAAGTATTTCTACCGCCACGACGGCAATCTGACTCTTCTCAATTTCAGCGGTTGCGGCAACGATTTCAAGAGCGAGAACCCCATGGCCCGCCGCATCATTCTCGACAGTCTCGAACACTGGATTCGCGAGTATCACATCGACGGCTTCCGATTTGACCTCGCCGAACTGCTCGACCATGAAACCCTCGTCGAGATCGAAAAGCGCCTCACCTCGATCAAGCCCGACGTCATCCTGATCTCCGAGCCCTGGAGTTTCAGAGGCTCGAACAAGGGCCAGCTGAAAAACACGGGATGGTCCAACTGGAACGACGATTTCCGCAACCGCGTGAAGGAAGCCGCGCACGGCCGGGGAAGCAGCGACGCGCTCTTCCAGGTGCTGCGCGGCTCGATCGACCTGTGGGCGGCATCCCCCTGGGAATCCGTGAACTACGTCGAGTCGCACGATGATTTCACCCTGACGGACCATCTCACGGAACGAAAGGACCGGGACGGCTCGCACCCCTCGGCGAATGATATAAGGCGAAATATATTTTGCGCGGCCGCCGTTCTGCTGTCTCCGGGTATTCCCATGCTGGCCCAGGGCCAGGAGATGCTCCGCAGCAAAAAGGGCAACGGCAACTCCTACAACGCGGGCGACGGCGTGAACGCCGTCGATTACGGCCTGCGCGAACGGCACCGCCAGGTCTTCGATTTCTACCGCGGTCTGATCGAGTTCAGGCGTTCGCCCGAGGGCCGGCTGCTGCGCGAAGCCGATGCAACCTCGTGCCGCGCCGTCGAGAAGGTGTACGGCTCCACGCCGCTCTCCATCGGCTTGATCTGGCGCGATGCGACGAAACCCAGGGAAACCCTTATCGTTCTGTACAACGGCGACCAGCACCTCAAAGCCAAGTTCACGCTGAAGCTCCAGGCCGGATCTTGGGTGCGGCTCGTCGGAGACGGCAAGGTGTTTTCACGCACATCGTTCGATCGCCGCGAGATGGCCGTCTCGCACGCCGACGTCGAAAACGGCGTGACGTTGGAAATCCCTGCGATCGGCGTCGAAGTCTGGTCGTTTGCCGGCCGCAAGCATTGA